GTCTTGCAAGGCTTCGGTATGTATTGACCAGTGCCACGACACTTCGGACACGTTTGTTGCATTGAGAAAAACCCCTGAGCAATCCGAACTTGGCCGCGGCCATCGCAAGTTGGGCATTCCTCAATCTTTGACCCGGGCTCCGCACCAGAACCACTACAGGTTTTGCAATTACTCCAGCTGGGCACTCGAATTTGGGTGGTGTAACCCTCAGCAGCCTGCTCGAGGGTAATTTCCATGTTGTAGCGCAGGTCGGCACCTTTATAAACCTGGGGTCCAGCACTTCTTCCCTGACCAAAGATGTCACCAAAAATGTCACCAAAGGCGTCTGCAAAGCCACCAGCAGCGCCTCCAAACCCGCCCATGCTAGGGTCCACTCCGGCATGGCCGAACTGATCGTAGGCGTTGCGCTTTTGTGGGTCCGCCAGAGTCTCGTAGGCTTCTTTAGCCTCCTTGAACTTTGCTTCTGCTGATGGATTATCCAGGTTGCGGTCCGGATGGTATTTCATGGCCAATTTGCGATAAGCCTTTTTAAGGTCTTCATCGCTGGCATTTTTACCAACACCGAGTACTTCATAAAAATCGCGTTTACCAGTAGCCACAACCCATTCCTTTTTCTTTGCCCAAAAGGCGAAGTCGGCACAAGGCCGACTCACCAATTTGCATCATTCTTTTTTACGTATTACTTCTTATCATTTACTTCCTTAAAGTCAGCATCAACCACTTCAGCATCGTTATTGGCCTTTTTTTCAGCGCTTGGATTTGCATTACCAGGATTAGCCTTTGCTTGCTCCGCAGCATACGCCTTCTCACCAAGCTTCTGACTGGCCTTTGCTAATGCCTCAGTCTTTGCCTCAATCGCGGCCTTATCACTTCCTTTAATGGCCTCCTCGAGCTCTTTCAATGCCGATTCAATTGCACTCTTCTCGGACGCATCAAGACTCGCGCCATGCTCATCGAGCGCCTTCTTGGTAGAGTGCGCTAAGGCATCCGCTGCATTTCGGACGGTGACCAGTTCAAGCAATTTACGATCTTCCTCAGCATTGGCTTCAGCATCTTTTACCATCCGCTGAATTTCATCTTCAGAAAGACCTGAGTTTGCCTTGATCGTAATCTTGTTCTCTTTGCCAGATGCCTTGTCTTTGGCAGTCACATGCAAAATGCCATTGGCATCGATATCAAAGGTCACCTCAATTTGTGGCAGACCACGGGGTGATGGTGGGATACCTTCCAAATTAAACTCACCTAGCAATTTATTGGCACTGGCCATTTCCCGTTCGCCCTGGAAGCACTTAATGGTGACCGCTGGCTGATTATCTTCAGCTGTTGAAAATACTTGAGCGTGTTTCGTCGGAATCGTTGTATTTTTAGGAATCATCTTGGTCATCACGCCGCCCAAGGTCTCAATACCCAGAGATAAGGGGGTCACATCAAGCAATAAGACATCCTTACGATCACCGGCTAATACAGATCCCTGAATCGCAGCACCAACAGCAACTGCCTCGTCGGGATTAACATCTTTACGTGGTTCCTTACCAAAAATAGCCTTGACCTGCTCTTGTACTTTTGGCATGCGAGTCTGACCGCCTACCAAGATGACATCATCAATATCGGACGCTGATACACCGGCATCTTTCATCGCAACCTGGCATGGGCCCATGGTACGGGTAATCAACTCTTCAACCAATGACTCTAATTTAGAGCGGGTTAGTTTCAAGTTCAAATGCTTGGGACCACTTGCATCCGCTGTTACATAAGGCAAGTTGATTTCTGTTTGTTGGGAAGAAGATAACTCGATCTTAGCTTTCTCAGCAGCATCTTTTAACCGTTGTAAAGCTAAGACATCTTTACTCAAATCAACGCCTTGCTCTTTCTTGAACTCGGCAATGATCCAGTCAATGATGCGTTGGTCAAAGTCTTCGCCGCCTAAGAAGGTATCGCCATTCGTAGATAACACTTCAAACTGTTTTTCTCCATCCACGTTCGCGATTTCAATGATCGAAACGTCGAAAGTACCACCACCTAGGTCATAGACAGCAATCTTGCGATCGGTCTTATCTTGCTTATCCAGTCCGAATGCTAGTGCGGCGGCAGTTGGCTCATTGATAATCCGCTTTACTTCCAGACCAGCAATTCGGCCAGCGTCTTTCGTGGCTTGACGCTGACTGTCATTAAAGTAAGCGGGTACCGTGATTACAGCCTCGGTGACCTCTTCACCCAGATAATCTTCGGCAGTCTTTTTCATTTTGCGCAAGACTTCAGCCGATACCTGCTGAGGGGCGATTTTTTTATCGCGTACCGATACCCAGGCATCACCGTTATCTGCGGCAATAATGCTATAGGGCATCAAACTAATATCTTTTTGAACCTCCGCATCAGTAAACTTACGACCAATTAAGCGCTTAACGGCATAGATCGTATTTTTAGGATTAGTAACGGATTGCCGCTTAGCAGGTGCGCCAACCAATACTTCCCCGTCTTCCATATACGCAATGATGGAAGGGGTCGTTCTAGCGCCCTCTGCGTTTTCAATGACCTTCGGGGCGTTGTTCTCAATCACAGCGACGCAGGAGTTTGTGGTTCCTAAGTCAATTCCAATAATCTTTCCCATAATGGCTCCAAATAATGGTGAGGGGTTGTTTCGAATAATGAATAGATGGGGACAACTTGGGCAATTTCAAGGGCTCTAAGTCCTTGAAATGATTAGCCCTAGCTTATTTTGCTTGGCTAACAGTCACCAAAGCGGGTCTTAGTACTCGATCAGCAATCAAAAAGCCTCTTTGCAAGACCGAAACGACCGTATTGGCCTCTTGATCAGAGGGCACCATGGAGATTGCCTGATGCTGGTGCGGATCAAACTTAGCGCCAGGCGCGGGATTAATCTCGACCAAACGGCCTTTTTCAAAAGCGGCGACTAATTGTTTAAGCGTAATTTCAAGACCTTCCTTGAACGCTTTTGCATCGCCAGCCTCAGTGGCTAGAGCAGCATATAAGCTATCGCTTACAGGGATTAAGTGCTCGGCAAAATTTTCAATAGCAAATTTGTGAGCTTTTGCAATATCTTCAGCAGCGCGGCGGCGAATGTTCTCAGCTTCCGCCTTAGCGCGCAAGAAGTTATCTTGCATCTCAGCAAGCTTGGTCTTGAGATCCACTAATTCCTCCTCCATACTCTGGAGAGGCTGTTCATTCACTTCGGTTGATGCAGTATCAGGAGCGTGTTGCTCAGATTTTTGATCACTCATAGTCGTTCCATCTTATTTACTGCATTTTATATGGGGTTCATGACCGCCCATTTCAAGGGGCTGGATTTACCCAGTGGTAATCGCGGCCTCCGCAGCCCGAGCACGCTGATCACGCAAGTCTAGAACTGCAGGGGACTCAAGCTCTTTAGACCAACCATGCATATGCTCTAAGGCAATCGCATGCAATGCGGATATGAAATTAGTATCGTCATTTAAGCATGGGATATACCGATACTCTGCACCACCATGCTCATGAAAAATTTCCTGACCCTCCATGGCAATTTCCTCCAAAGTCTCTAGACAGTCTGCAGGAAAGCCCGGGCAAACAATATCGATTTGAGGGCAACCCGCTTTTCCAAGCTCCTCAATCGTCAATGCGGTGTAGGGCTTTAACCACTCTGCGCGACCAAAACGGGACTGAAACGTCACTCGGTAATAGTCTGGCTCCAACCCAAGCGCCTCGCCCAATAATCGACCTGACTTCAAGCATTCGCAATGGTAAGGGTCGCCTTGCATTAAATTACGTTTAGGCAAGCCATGAAACGACATAACGAGCTTCGCGCCCTTCGAAAAATCAGGTCGACCATGTTGAGACCAATACGCTTCAATCTGCTGTCGTAAAGACTCAATGTAAGAGGCATGATCATGGTAGTGCTTCACGATTCGCAGTTCCGGTTGATTGCGCCAAGTTTGCAGAACTGCGAACACTGCATCAAAGCTTGAAGCGCTCGTAGTGGCTGAGTACTGAGGATACAAAGGTAATACTAATAGACGCTCCACATTGGCATCTTGAAAACGTTTAAGCGCCTCAGGAATGGATGGCTTGCCATAGCGCATCGCTAGATCCACGATGACATTCGCGTCCTTGCTCTGAAATCGATCCCGCAAACCTTGAGCCTGCGCTTGTGAATGAACCAAGAGGGGAGAACCTTCTTTTAACCAAATCGAGGCGTATTTTTTAGCGGATGCGCCACTACGAATTGGCAAGATGATGCCGTGCAAAATGAACCACCACACCACGCGTGGAATTTCAACGACCCGTGGATCCGACAAAAATTGCTTGAGGTAAGTTTTCACCGCCGCGCGCGTAGGCGCCTCTGGCGTACCAAGATTAATTAGTAAAACGCCAGTACGAGAGGGTCTTAAATGAGGGTTCGTTTTCAACAGTGATCCAAATGATCAAGGTGTGCTCAAAGCACCACTTAATAGCTTCGAAGTAATATCCACAATTGGAATCACGCGATCATACGCCATTCGAGTGGGCCCAATCACACCCAGTGTTCCGACGACTTGCCCATCCACACTGTAAGGAGCACTAATGACCGCTAGATCCTCATAGGGCAACAACTCGCTTTCGCCGCCAATAAAGATCTGTATGCCATCAGCATGGCTTGATACATCGAGCAATTGCATCAGCAAGGATTTTTGCTCCAACATATCGAACATTTTCCGTAATTTACTTAAATTGGAACTCAACTCACCCACATCGAGTAAGTGGCGCTCTCCAGAAATCACCATATCCGGGTGATTTAAGCCCGTGTCACTCACACCATTGTCGAGGGCGAGCGCCATTAATCCAGCAATGTCGCCGCGCAAATGATCAAGCTCTGCCCGCAAGCGATTGCGAACCTCGGGAAAACTCTTTCCTGAAAAATGAGTATTAATGAAATTACTCGCCTCAGTAAGTTGTGCTGGGCTGTAATCTTGATTGGTCGGCAAGATACGATTTTGCACATCCCCCTCGGGGGTTACCAAAATTAACAAAATTTTGCCCTCTCCAAGGCGCAAAAACTCAATATGCTTGAAGATCTGCGAGCGCTTGGGGGTCATGACCACACCCGCAAAATGCGTCAAATTGGATAAGAGCTGTGCCGCAGAACTAATCACCTTTTGAGGGGAGTCTGGATAGAGCGATTGCTCAACTTGCTTGGAAGCTAGCTCTTCGAGAGGCCGAATCGTCAACATCGTATCGACAAAGAGGCGGTAACCCCGTGGGGTTGGAATTCGTCCAGCTGAGGTATGAGGGCTAGTCACTAATCCGAGGTCCTCAAGATCGGCCATGACATTCCGAATCGTCGCTGCCGAAAGATCCAACCCTGAAAAGCGTGAAAGGGTCCGCGATCCCACTGGCTGGCCTTCCTCGATATATCTTTCGATTAAGGTTTTTAGCAGAACTTTTGAGCGATCATCCATGATTGGAGTAATTTTATGCCTATGGTTTAATCGTCATATGTTAAGCCCATCAAGCAAACCCTTGCAGAAGAAATTTAGGCGTGTAACCCTTGTGGGTAAGCACCAAGCGGAGGGCATTGGGCATCATCTTCAAGAATTAGCCCAAATCCTCACAAATCATGGATGTGAGCTCAGTATTGAAGCTTCGACTGCCAGCCATTTATCCAGTCACAATTTGCAGGTACTTAAACTGCAGGATTTCCAGAAATCCACGGATTTAGCCGTTATTTTGGGGGGTGATGGCACCATGCTCGGTATCGGTCGACAAATTGCCGGATCGGGGGTGCCGCTCCTGGGTATCAATATGGGGCGTTTGGGTTACATGACTGATATCCCCTTTGAAGACGCCAAAACGGTTCTGCCACCCATGATTGATGGTCACTATGAGATCGATGATCGTTCACTGCTTGAGGCAAGCGTGTGGCGTAACAATCAGGAGATTCATCGGGGCTTGGCCTTAAACGATGTGGTCGTTAATCGCTCAGGACTATCGGGAATGGTGGAATTGAAAGTTCATGTCAACGGCTCATTCATGTACAACCAGCGCTCTGATGGCCTAATCGTATCTACCCCAACTGGCTCAACCGCATACGCTCTTTCGGCAGGCGGTCCTATCTTGCACCCAAGAGTTCCGGGGATTGTGCTTGTACCAATCGCCCCCCACGCCCTCTCCAATCGACCCATCGTCTTGGCACAAGAGTCCCAGATTACGATCGAAGTTGCCGGCGGGCGAGAGGTCATTGTGAACTTTGATATGCAATCATTAACAAAGTTACAAATCGGCGATCGGGTTGAGGTGAAGCGTTCCGATAAATCCATCTGCCTCTTACACCCACTGGGGCACAGTGACTACCAGACCCTCAGAGAAAAGTTGCACTGGAACGAGTATCCTTCCACGTTTTAATCTGAGTCAATCAACATGCTTCAATCATTAGCATTGCGCGATTTTGTGATTGTGGATCACCTCGAGCTTGATTTTGGTTCGGGCTTTAGTGTTTTAACTGGTGAGACCGGTGCCGGTAAATCAATTTTGCTTGATGCTCTAGCCTTAGCCTTGGGGGAGCGTGCCGATACTAGTCAAATTCGCGAAGGCTGCCAACGCGCAGAGATTTCAGCAATTTTTCAGGTTGAGGAGCATTTACAAGAGGAAATTGCTGCATGGTTACATGAAGCGGATTTTCCACTCGAGGATGACCATCGCATTGTGATCAAACGCAGTATGGATCATTCTGGTCGTAGTAAGGCCTACATTAATGGTGGTGCTGCGTCTTTAAATCAATTACGCGAGCTGGGTGATCGTCTCGTCGACATTCACGGGCAACACGCACACCAACTGCTTCTCAAGACTGGCGCGCAACGAGAATTGCTCGATCGACATGCCAATCTGCATGACCAAGCTGCAAAAGTGGCGCAAGCGTATCAGCTGATGAATGCTACTTCAAAGCAATTACAGCAAGCAGAAGCTGCAGGGGCTGATTTACAACGCGAACAAGAACGTCTTCAGTGGCAGCTCGATGAACTCAATGAAATTGCACCGCAAGCACACGAGTGGGGGGAAATCCAAACGTCGCATGCTCGACTCGCAAATGCCGCCAAAATTATTCAAGGGATTGAGCTTGCGATTGATCACTTGAGTGATGCTGAGAATTCGATTGAGTCACAACTCAATCGGGTACAGCATACGATTGATGATTTAGTCAAACATGACGCAAATTTAAGTGAGATCAATGAAAGCCTTAGTAACGCTCAAATCCAGATTGACGAGGCAATTCATGGATTAAATCGATATCGACAAAAAATGGATTTGGATCCAGATCGCCTTGCAGAGCTCGAAGCCCGAATGCAGGTTCTTCATACCGCGGCCAGAAAATACAAAGTCAACCCCGATCAGTTACCAGATCTCTGGATCAGCTCTCAAGAAAAATTAGCAGCATTCACGGCAGCACAAGATATCGAATCCCTTCGTCAGAAACTCAAGATTCAAGAGTCCGATTTTCTAAAACTTGCCAAGGATTTATCAACGCGTCGTCAGCAGGCAGCGATGGAGCTCGGTCAAGCTGTCAGCGACGCAATGCAGCGCCTAGCAATGTCGGGCGGTCAGCTGCAAGTGCTAGTTAGCCCAACTGAAGCGAGCCGCTATGGAATCGATCAAATTGAGTTTCTGATTGCTGCCCACAGTGGCAGTACTCCAAAGCCTTTGGCTAAAGTTGCCTCTGGTGGGGAATTAGCCCGTATTAGCTTAGCTATTAGCGTGATTACCAGTAAAGCGAGTTTCACCCCAACCCTCATCTTTGATGAAGTGGATTCCGGTATTGGAGGCGCGGTGGCTCAAACCGTTGGCGAGCTTTTGAAGCAACTGGGAGGGTCCCATCAAATCCTTTGCGTTACCCATCTAGCCCAAGTTGCGGCTCAAGGCGATCATCATTTCAAGGTTAGCAAACAACCGTTGGATGGTAAAACGCATTCGGATGTGAAAAGTTTAGGTCGCCAAGAGCGAATTGAAGAAATCGCTCGGATGCTTGGTGGCACAACGATTACTGATACCACGCGTCGACACGCGAGAGAATTACTAGGACAAACCTAAAGTCAATTAAATCGGTTGCGAGGGCGCACCAAATACCGTCTCCCAAAGTTTGGTCACAGACGCTTTCGCTTGAGCAAAATCAGGGTGCTCGTGAATAGATACTCGGATTTTTTCTGCTCCATCGAGACGCAATCGATGTTGTTGGGCCCGAAACATTCGGTAGGCATTACCAATTTCAATCGCATCCATCTCAGAAATCAACTGATGCTTTGCGGCAATTCCTAAAAGCGCAATATTACCTAGATTGCCTAATAAATCAAGATACTGCCGTGCATATGCCAAAACCAAATACTGAACAATGAATTCAATATCGACCATCCCTCCAGGATCGTGCTTTAGATCAAAATCATTGGATGCATTCGGATGACCAGCGTGGACCTTGTGGCGCATTTCAATAATTTCATGCTTGAGATCGGATTGATTTCGCTCATGGGCAAGAACTTCCTTACGAATCTCTTCAAATTGGGCCCCCACCCTTGGGTCGCCAGCAGCAAAGCGTGCTCGAGAAATGGCTTGATGTTCCCACACCCAGGCAGCGTTATCACCCTCACGCAATTGATAACGTCGAAAGGAATCAAGGC
This genomic window from Polynucleobacter sp. MWH-UH24A contains:
- the dnaJ gene encoding molecular chaperone DnaJ; this encodes MATGKRDFYEVLGVGKNASDEDLKKAYRKLAMKYHPDRNLDNPSAEAKFKEAKEAYETLADPQKRNAYDQFGHAGVDPSMGGFGGAAGGFADAFGDIFGDIFGQGRSAGPQVYKGADLRYNMEITLEQAAEGYTTQIRVPSWSNCKTCSGSGAEPGSKIEECPTCDGRGQVRIAQGFFSMQQTCPKCRGTGQYIPKPCKTCQGSGKLKEQKTLEIKIPAGIDDGMRVRSVGNGEPGINGGPSGDLYVEVHVKEHPVFERDGSDLHVQMPISFATATLGGDIEVPTLGGRVELTIPEGTQTGKTFRLRSKGIKQLRSALMGDLYVHVLLETPVKLSEEQKSLLSQFDESLRSGGKKHSPQQEGWFDRVKSFFN
- the hrcA gene encoding heat-inducible transcriptional repressor HrcA, whose translation is MMDDRSKVLLKTLIERYIEEGQPVGSRTLSRFSGLDLSAATIRNVMADLEDLGLVTSPHTSAGRIPTPRGYRLFVDTMLTIRPLEELASKQVEQSLYPDSPQKVISSAAQLLSNLTHFAGVVMTPKRSQIFKHIEFLRLGEGKILLILVTPEGDVQNRILPTNQDYSPAQLTEASNFINTHFSGKSFPEVRNRLRAELDHLRGDIAGLMALALDNGVSDTGLNHPDMVISGERHLLDVGELSSNLSKLRKMFDMLEQKSLLMQLLDVSSHADGIQIFIGGESELLPYEDLAVISAPYSVDGQVVGTLGVIGPTRMAYDRVIPIVDITSKLLSGALSTP
- the hemH gene encoding ferrochelatase, producing MKTNPHLRPSRTGVLLINLGTPEAPTRAAVKTYLKQFLSDPRVVEIPRVVWWFILHGIILPIRSGASAKKYASIWLKEGSPLLVHSQAQAQGLRDRFQSKDANVIVDLAMRYGKPSIPEALKRFQDANVERLLVLPLYPQYSATTSASSFDAVFAVLQTWRNQPELRIVKHYHDHASYIESLRQQIEAYWSQHGRPDFSKGAKLVMSFHGLPKRNLMQGDPYHCECLKSGRLLGEALGLEPDYYRVTFQSRFGRAEWLKPYTALTIEELGKAGCPQIDIVCPGFPADCLETLEEIAMEGQEIFHEHGGAEYRYIPCLNDDTNFISALHAIALEHMHGWSKELESPAVLDLRDQRARAAEAAITTG
- a CDS encoding NAD kinase, translated to MLSPSSKPLQKKFRRVTLVGKHQAEGIGHHLQELAQILTNHGCELSIEASTASHLSSHNLQVLKLQDFQKSTDLAVILGGDGTMLGIGRQIAGSGVPLLGINMGRLGYMTDIPFEDAKTVLPPMIDGHYEIDDRSLLEASVWRNNQEIHRGLALNDVVVNRSGLSGMVELKVHVNGSFMYNQRSDGLIVSTPTGSTAYALSAGGPILHPRVPGIVLVPIAPHALSNRPIVLAQESQITIEVAGGREVIVNFDMQSLTKLQIGDRVEVKRSDKSICLLHPLGHSDYQTLREKLHWNEYPSTF
- the recN gene encoding DNA repair protein RecN, which produces MLQSLALRDFVIVDHLELDFGSGFSVLTGETGAGKSILLDALALALGERADTSQIREGCQRAEISAIFQVEEHLQEEIAAWLHEADFPLEDDHRIVIKRSMDHSGRSKAYINGGAASLNQLRELGDRLVDIHGQHAHQLLLKTGAQRELLDRHANLHDQAAKVAQAYQLMNATSKQLQQAEAAGADLQREQERLQWQLDELNEIAPQAHEWGEIQTSHARLANAAKIIQGIELAIDHLSDAENSIESQLNRVQHTIDDLVKHDANLSEINESLSNAQIQIDEAIHGLNRYRQKMDLDPDRLAELEARMQVLHTAARKYKVNPDQLPDLWISSQEKLAAFTAAQDIESLRQKLKIQESDFLKLAKDLSTRRQQAAMELGQAVSDAMQRLAMSGGQLQVLVSPTEASRYGIDQIEFLIAAHSGSTPKPLAKVASGGELARISLAISVITSKASFTPTLIFDEVDSGIGGAVAQTVGELLKQLGGSHQILCVTHLAQVAAQGDHHFKVSKQPLDGKTHSDVKSLGRQERIEEIARMLGGTTITDTTRRHARELLGQT
- the dnaK gene encoding molecular chaperone DnaK, giving the protein MGKIIGIDLGTTNSCVAVIENNAPKVIENAEGARTTPSIIAYMEDGEVLVGAPAKRQSVTNPKNTIYAVKRLIGRKFTDAEVQKDISLMPYSIIAADNGDAWVSVRDKKIAPQQVSAEVLRKMKKTAEDYLGEEVTEAVITVPAYFNDSQRQATKDAGRIAGLEVKRIINEPTAAALAFGLDKQDKTDRKIAVYDLGGGTFDVSIIEIANVDGEKQFEVLSTNGDTFLGGEDFDQRIIDWIIAEFKKEQGVDLSKDVLALQRLKDAAEKAKIELSSSQQTEINLPYVTADASGPKHLNLKLTRSKLESLVEELITRTMGPCQVAMKDAGVSASDIDDVILVGGQTRMPKVQEQVKAIFGKEPRKDVNPDEAVAVGAAIQGSVLAGDRKDVLLLDVTPLSLGIETLGGVMTKMIPKNTTIPTKHAQVFSTAEDNQPAVTIKCFQGEREMASANKLLGEFNLEGIPPSPRGLPQIEVTFDIDANGILHVTAKDKASGKENKITIKANSGLSEDEIQRMVKDAEANAEEDRKLLELVTVRNAADALAHSTKKALDEHGASLDASEKSAIESALKELEEAIKGSDKAAIEAKTEALAKASQKLGEKAYAAEQAKANPGNANPSAEKKANNDAEVVDADFKEVNDKK
- the grpE gene encoding nucleotide exchange factor GrpE; amino-acid sequence: MSDQKSEQHAPDTASTEVNEQPLQSMEEELVDLKTKLAEMQDNFLRAKAEAENIRRRAAEDIAKAHKFAIENFAEHLIPVSDSLYAALATEAGDAKAFKEGLEITLKQLVAAFEKGRLVEINPAPGAKFDPHQHQAISMVPSDQEANTVVSVLQRGFLIADRVLRPALVTVSQAK